The following are from one region of the Leptospira selangorensis genome:
- a CDS encoding TetR/AcrR family transcriptional regulator produces the protein MTAQRKKRDSGASVRERILDTATDLFYKQGFSNTGMRQIIQESGSVAASLYDHFPSKKELGIAYLARQEEKTLSDLASLMERYPEVQEFLRAWVILKERQIRHHEFFGDPFAGFANQVMDADPEYTEFLKGIAEKWTKMIRDYLSRAVASGQFSRTMDIQYTSRRVLMAYHGSITLWRMTKDLRYIREMEDSLREIFEEYTAK, from the coding sequence ATGACCGCTCAGAGAAAAAAAAGAGATTCCGGGGCCAGTGTCCGAGAAAGAATTCTAGATACTGCGACAGATCTTTTCTACAAGCAAGGATTCTCCAACACAGGAATGAGACAGATTATCCAAGAATCCGGTTCCGTAGCTGCTAGTCTTTACGATCATTTTCCTTCTAAAAAAGAATTAGGGATCGCTTACCTCGCTCGTCAGGAAGAAAAGACTCTTTCTGATCTTGCTTCTCTCATGGAAAGATATCCGGAGGTCCAAGAATTTTTAAGAGCTTGGGTGATCTTGAAAGAAAGACAGATCCGCCATCATGAATTTTTCGGAGATCCGTTTGCAGGTTTTGCAAATCAAGTTATGGATGCGGATCCTGAATATACTGAATTCCTAAAAGGTATCGCTGAAAAATGGACTAAGATGATCCGCGATTATCTGAGTCGCGCAGTTGCTTCGGGACAATTTTCTAGAACTATGGATATACAATATACTTCCAGAAGAGTATTGATGGCGTATCATGGCTCCATCACTCTTTGGAGAATGACCAAAGATCTACGTTATATCCGAGAAATGGAAGATAGTCTCAGAGAGATCTTCGAAGAATATACCGCTAAATAA
- a CDS encoding thioesterase family protein, with translation MSVTEKEQVRTRFSDLDTQRHTTSRTYEDSCLGDRYRILEEAGYSWKRMIEESVRLQTVGADIRFLAQQMENTELSIRTSYRSGQDGLLTFSQEVLDPNGKVAAEIRTLARTEKDGKPFQLIAAQDPSDELISSFESIPSFSGSCERTLAERDLFFCERNPFGDYNPSHYWRLLEEGRWNFTAECGLSLEDLVAMDTTLFYMGGKIRYRKPLAAGRRAKIQTWIHSFDKIWSRMRQEVSDSETGEILAESMDDLLVVSVSKSRPKKPGEDLLKIFARVTEFPEGSSK, from the coding sequence ATGTCTGTTACGGAAAAAGAACAAGTCAGAACCAGATTTTCGGATCTAGATACGCAAAGACATACCACTAGCAGGACTTATGAAGACTCTTGTTTAGGGGATAGATATCGTATCTTAGAAGAAGCGGGATATTCTTGGAAAAGAATGATCGAAGAATCAGTTCGATTACAAACCGTCGGGGCAGATATACGCTTTCTTGCCCAACAAATGGAAAACACTGAGTTATCCATACGCACTAGTTATCGTTCCGGGCAAGACGGCCTGTTAACCTTCTCCCAAGAAGTTTTGGATCCAAACGGAAAAGTCGCAGCGGAGATCAGAACATTAGCAAGAACGGAGAAGGACGGAAAACCTTTCCAGTTAATTGCAGCCCAAGATCCTTCCGACGAATTGATCTCTTCATTCGAATCTATACCTTCTTTTTCAGGATCTTGTGAGCGCACACTTGCAGAAAGAGATCTATTTTTCTGCGAAAGAAATCCGTTCGGTGACTATAATCCTTCTCATTATTGGAGATTATTGGAAGAAGGTCGCTGGAATTTCACTGCAGAATGCGGACTTAGCCTAGAGGATCTAGTCGCAATGGACACCACACTTTTCTATATGGGTGGAAAGATCCGTTATCGTAAACCTCTCGCTGCAGGCAGAAGGGCTAAAATACAAACTTGGATTCATAGTTTTGATAAAATTTGGAGCCGTATGAGACAAGAGGTCAGCGACTCCGAAACTGGAGAAATTTTAGCGGAATCCATGGATGATCTACTCGTAGTATCCGTAAGCAAGTCTAGACCTAAAAAACCTGGAGAAGATCTGCTGAAAATATTCGCAAGGGTCACCGAATTTCCCGAGGGAAGCTCCAAATGA
- a CDS encoding thiolase family protein: MKLDQKLAICTPRRTPFAQIAKALGPYPGHHLGRIVAEDIIAKSGVKKDQIDGIVVGEGFSNAPNSARVIANLIGLRDEVPSITVSNNCVSGIEALSEAARRIILGEGELFLVIGEESQTSMPFVVKNARLNKKAGSLDKLKKLLPDNLPEGVELRDTLEDGLGDGETSYGMQVTAEILAQNYELSREITDKLAFESFKRALEASKAGKYAPFIIPMKDEDGTELTIDEAVGLREGLVENPSRMGRAMLLFENPQMKFDEFKTKYSKYLKKSHGPTVSIFNASPRSDGAAGVILTTVEKAKALGLKIEAVLSGWKMYGVDPNLMGIGQAYATEALLKDTGVKIEDVDYVEIHEAFAATAVAALVQIEKDTGWKWEQKFDEKKINPNGGSIAIGHPFGATGIRLVSNAIMDLQDDPKAKKVVLTACAHGGIAGAMLIERFEG; encoded by the coding sequence ATGAAACTCGATCAAAAATTGGCGATTTGTACGCCAAGAAGAACTCCCTTCGCTCAAATTGCGAAAGCTTTAGGACCCTATCCTGGCCATCACCTAGGTCGTATAGTGGCTGAAGACATTATTGCAAAGAGTGGAGTTAAAAAAGATCAAATCGACGGAATCGTAGTTGGAGAAGGTTTCTCTAACGCTCCGAACTCCGCGAGAGTGATCGCTAACCTAATCGGACTCAGAGACGAAGTTCCTTCGATCACTGTTTCTAATAACTGTGTATCCGGAATCGAAGCTCTTTCTGAAGCAGCTCGCCGTATCATTCTTGGAGAAGGTGAACTTTTCCTAGTAATCGGAGAAGAGTCTCAAACTTCTATGCCTTTCGTCGTAAAAAACGCAAGATTGAACAAGAAAGCAGGATCTTTGGATAAACTGAAAAAACTTCTTCCTGACAATCTTCCGGAAGGTGTTGAACTTAGAGACACTCTTGAAGACGGACTTGGTGACGGAGAAACTTCTTACGGAATGCAAGTAACTGCTGAGATCCTTGCTCAGAACTACGAACTTTCTCGTGAGATCACTGACAAATTAGCTTTCGAATCTTTCAAAAGAGCATTAGAAGCTTCTAAAGCAGGAAAATACGCTCCGTTCATCATCCCAATGAAAGACGAAGACGGAACTGAACTTACTATCGATGAGGCAGTCGGACTTCGTGAAGGACTCGTTGAAAACCCAAGCCGTATGGGAAGAGCAATGCTTCTGTTTGAAAACCCACAAATGAAATTTGATGAGTTCAAAACTAAGTATTCCAAATATCTTAAAAAATCTCACGGACCAACCGTTTCTATCTTTAACGCGAGCCCTCGTTCTGATGGAGCAGCTGGTGTTATCTTAACTACTGTTGAAAAAGCAAAAGCTCTTGGATTAAAAATCGAAGCAGTTCTTTCCGGATGGAAAATGTATGGTGTAGACCCTAACTTGATGGGAATCGGACAAGCTTACGCTACCGAAGCACTTCTTAAAGACACCGGAGTTAAGATCGAAGACGTAGATTACGTTGAGATCCACGAAGCATTTGCAGCTACTGCAGTTGCGGCTCTTGTTCAAATCGAAAAAGATACCGGCTGGAAATGGGAGCAAAAATTCGACGAGAAGAAGATCAACCCTAACGGTGGATCTATCGCTATCGGTCACCCATTCGGAGCTACTGGTATCCGTTTGGTGAGCAATGCGATCATGGACCTTCAAGACGACCCTAAAGCTAAAAAAGTGGTTCTTACCGCTTGTGCTCACGGTGGAATTGCAGGAGCTATGCTCATCGAAAGATTCGAAGGTTAA
- a CDS encoding thiolase family protein — MKLETKLAICTPLRTPFAQIAKGLGAYPAHHLGKIVAESIIQKSGIKKEDIDGVIVGEGFPSSPNPARVIANLIGLRDEIPSLTLSNNCVSGLEAISEAARRIILGEGEVFLVIGEESQTDMPFIVKNARLNKKTGSLEKLNKLLPDNLPEGVELRDTLEDGLDDGENSYGMQVTAEILAQNYELSREITDKVAFESFKRTYEASMSGKYEPFIIPIKDQEGNMLKIDEAVELRKGLVENPSRMGRAMLLFDNPQSKFEDFKKKYGKDLKKTHGPTVSIFNASPRSDGAAGVIITTVEKAKALGLKIEGLLSGWRMKGVHPNLMGVGQAVATEGLLEDLHLKLEDMDYVEIHEAYASTAVAAMEQLRMDTGWDWEKKFDEKKINPNGGSIAIGHPFGATGVRLVNNAIMDLQEDPNANKVLLTACAHGGIAGSMLIERYKA; from the coding sequence ATGAAACTCGAAACTAAACTCGCAATTTGCACACCATTAAGAACTCCATTTGCTCAGATCGCAAAAGGATTAGGGGCGTATCCGGCTCATCATTTGGGTAAGATAGTAGCTGAGAGCATTATCCAAAAAAGTGGGATCAAAAAAGAAGATATAGACGGGGTAATAGTCGGGGAAGGTTTTCCAAGTTCTCCGAATCCTGCTCGTGTAATCGCAAACCTGATCGGACTTAGGGATGAAATTCCTTCTCTCACTCTTTCCAATAACTGCGTATCCGGATTGGAGGCAATCTCGGAAGCAGCAAGAAGGATTATATTGGGAGAAGGCGAAGTATTTCTCGTGATCGGAGAAGAATCCCAGACTGATATGCCTTTTATAGTAAAAAACGCTCGCTTAAACAAGAAAACTGGATCATTAGAAAAATTGAATAAGCTTTTGCCCGATAACCTTCCGGAAGGTGTCGAACTTAGAGATACTCTTGAGGATGGTTTGGATGACGGGGAGAATTCCTACGGAATGCAGGTCACTGCCGAGATTCTCGCACAAAATTATGAATTATCTAGAGAGATCACTGATAAGGTCGCATTTGAATCATTCAAACGTACTTACGAAGCTTCTATGTCAGGAAAATACGAACCATTTATCATTCCTATAAAAGACCAGGAAGGGAACATGTTGAAAATTGACGAGGCTGTAGAGCTTAGAAAGGGTCTCGTAGAAAATCCAAGTCGTATGGGAAGAGCGATGCTTCTATTCGATAATCCTCAAAGTAAGTTCGAGGACTTTAAGAAAAAATACGGCAAAGATCTGAAGAAAACTCATGGTCCTACCGTTTCTATCTTCAATGCAAGTCCTCGCTCCGACGGAGCCGCGGGAGTGATTATCACTACTGTTGAAAAAGCAAAAGCCTTAGGATTAAAAATAGAAGGACTACTTTCCGGTTGGAGAATGAAAGGAGTCCATCCGAATTTAATGGGAGTTGGACAAGCAGTTGCCACAGAAGGTCTGTTAGAAGACCTGCATCTTAAATTAGAAGATATGGATTATGTTGAGATCCATGAAGCATATGCTTCTACTGCGGTTGCCGCTATGGAACAACTGAGAATGGATACCGGTTGGGATTGGGAGAAAAAATTCGATGAGAAAAAGATCAATCCTAATGGAGGATCTATTGCAATCGGTCATCCGTTCGGAGCCACAGGAGTTCGTCTGGTGAATAATGCAATCATGGACCTGCAAGAAGATCCTAATGCAAACAAAGTGTTACTCACTGCATGTGCTCATGGAGGAATTGCAGGCTCCATGTTGATCGAAAGATATAAAGCTTAA
- a CDS encoding bile acid:sodium symporter family protein, whose amino-acid sequence MQSGFLLEIVLPISLFIIMFGMGLSLTLKDFERVALFPKAVLVGLLAQLLLLPFLGFMVATMFHLEPLLAVGLMVLSCCPSGPTSNMYSYLFKGDVALSVTLTALISVIKPFTLPFLTYYSMVYFMGEGKTIDLPILKTILQLFIITVLPVGIGMAVKNYSPKFAEGCEKPVKIFSMIILFAIIAGLVKQNWEKMWGFFAQSGAAALTMNCICISLGFLLGLLLRLSRTQAVTIAFELGIQNGTTALLVTGTILQVPTMTVVPITYSLLMFVTALVFGLFILKNRRSILDQPSLERVS is encoded by the coding sequence ATGCAAAGTGGATTTTTACTGGAGATAGTTCTCCCGATCTCACTTTTTATAATAATGTTCGGGATGGGGTTATCACTAACACTCAAGGATTTTGAAAGAGTGGCTTTATTTCCTAAAGCTGTATTGGTCGGTCTCTTAGCCCAACTTTTACTGTTACCGTTTTTAGGATTTATGGTAGCTACGATGTTCCATTTGGAACCATTATTGGCAGTTGGATTAATGGTATTATCCTGTTGCCCTTCCGGTCCGACTTCAAATATGTATTCGTATTTGTTCAAAGGAGATGTAGCATTATCCGTAACGTTAACTGCTTTAATTAGTGTGATCAAACCTTTCACTCTTCCGTTTTTAACTTACTATTCAATGGTATATTTTATGGGAGAAGGGAAAACGATAGACCTTCCTATTTTGAAAACCATCTTACAACTTTTTATCATCACTGTTCTCCCAGTAGGGATCGGAATGGCGGTTAAAAATTATTCTCCAAAATTCGCGGAAGGTTGTGAGAAACCCGTAAAAATTTTCTCAATGATCATTCTATTCGCGATCATAGCAGGTTTAGTAAAACAGAACTGGGAGAAGATGTGGGGATTTTTTGCTCAAAGTGGAGCCGCAGCTTTAACTATGAATTGTATCTGTATAAGTCTCGGATTTTTACTCGGGCTACTTTTACGTTTAAGTAGAACCCAAGCTGTTACGATCGCTTTCGAGTTAGGGATCCAAAATGGGACCACTGCACTTCTAGTCACTGGAACCATTTTGCAAGTCCCAACAATGACTGTAGTTCCTATCACTTATAGTCTTCTGATGTTCGTGACTGCATTGGTATTCGGGCTGTTCATATTGAAGAACAGAAGATCCATTTTGGATCAACCTTCTTTAGAAAGAGTGAGTTAA
- a CDS encoding SpoIIE family protein phosphatase, with product MSLQLTFFSFGSLIVCIFTAVLGSFLAAIRNRSKSSSYLAGAFFLLSVHAFAFVIAYSIDSPIAAYHRWLILAVIPAFSCMGQFFFFYPSPIKEKFAFRFFSAQLFIWLTFSIYYVFCTFQKEPVFDFSEQIWTYPLPLENKILGVLVLTYSFLMIFTGIWRSWTASKESNRFTGLFVLFFSLLIFPPVIANSMSRAGIISRTDFLTVYTFFMIPGSFVVLVLYINTTSDQTRFLNRITGICLGTFLLILYWIGLASVSRQEDTFDLSKLREAENSIFIRKNISGSAIVSRVGIPTEQGSNPGPRLGTPTNHNPDSDPHVGIPTNENPISPKRFLRQSTGYYDSVFPSEAERYFVEGNKEKSRSVLYKFDLENQKYDAIFPYEEYRNFLHKAIRPYFAVLFITVFVILFGFRLFFRGTIWNPLKNLLIGIGKVNQGDLNTKIQVRIQDEIGFLTDSFNGMVSSIREARTALSVYADTLEDQVKDRTSRLTKLLEQQQGDYFLTSLLLKPFGIETARNGKVSVESFTRQKKQFLFKEQNHEIGGDLCMSTSLKIGGANCTVFMNADAMGKSIQGAGGAIVLGSVFGAILNRTRLFEDKTLEFSPQRWLRSAFLELSKVFEIFEGSMLVTAVLGVIEESTGKTYLVNAEHPSPILYRNGKASLIPTKHFFNRIGLPFDPSSIFTVQSFQLKPGDCLFLGSDGKDDLIVGLREDGSKEINENQEAFLSRIEEAKGDLHKIYQGMEEYLTDDISFLKIEYSYSKEPLKTNGQPTMFVSKEIN from the coding sequence ATGAGCTTGCAGCTGACTTTTTTTTCTTTTGGATCTTTGATTGTTTGTATATTCACCGCGGTACTCGGAAGTTTTTTAGCCGCAATCCGAAATAGATCCAAATCCAGTTCTTATTTGGCTGGAGCTTTCTTTCTATTATCAGTCCACGCATTCGCATTTGTGATCGCGTACAGTATAGATTCTCCCATAGCAGCGTACCATAGATGGTTGATCTTGGCTGTCATTCCTGCATTTTCTTGTATGGGTCAGTTCTTCTTCTTTTATCCAAGTCCTATAAAAGAAAAATTTGCTTTTCGTTTTTTCAGCGCCCAATTATTCATTTGGCTCACCTTCTCTATATATTATGTTTTCTGCACATTCCAGAAAGAACCTGTATTTGATTTTTCGGAACAGATCTGGACATACCCTTTACCCTTAGAAAATAAAATACTAGGAGTTTTGGTCCTAACTTATTCTTTCCTAATGATCTTTACCGGGATATGGAGAAGTTGGACTGCCTCCAAAGAATCCAATCGTTTTACGGGATTATTCGTCCTATTTTTCTCCCTTCTTATCTTCCCTCCTGTAATCGCAAACAGTATGAGTCGCGCAGGGATCATTTCTAGAACTGACTTTCTGACCGTTTATACGTTTTTTATGATCCCGGGAAGTTTTGTGGTCCTAGTACTTTATATCAATACTACTTCGGACCAGACACGTTTCCTAAACAGGATTACCGGGATTTGTTTGGGAACATTCTTACTCATTCTGTATTGGATAGGACTCGCTTCCGTGTCCAGGCAAGAAGATACATTCGATCTAAGTAAACTGAGAGAAGCAGAGAATTCGATTTTTATTAGGAAGAATATTTCAGGTTCGGCAATAGTCTCGCGTGTAGGAATTCCTACAGAACAAGGATCAAATCCTGGCCCCCGTCTTGGAACTCCTACGAATCACAATCCGGATTCTGATCCGCACGTTGGAATTCCAACAAACGAAAATCCAATCTCTCCTAAAAGATTTTTAAGACAATCCACAGGATATTATGACTCTGTTTTCCCTTCAGAAGCAGAGCGTTACTTTGTGGAAGGCAATAAAGAAAAATCCAGATCCGTATTATATAAATTCGACTTAGAAAATCAGAAATACGACGCAATATTCCCATACGAAGAATATAGAAATTTTCTTCATAAGGCAATCAGACCTTATTTTGCAGTTTTATTCATCACAGTATTCGTGATACTTTTCGGATTCAGACTTTTTTTCAGGGGAACAATTTGGAATCCTCTTAAAAACTTATTAATAGGAATCGGAAAAGTAAACCAAGGAGATCTAAACACTAAGATCCAAGTTCGTATCCAAGACGAGATTGGTTTTCTCACAGATTCATTCAATGGGATGGTAAGTTCCATCCGAGAAGCAAGAACCGCTCTCTCTGTGTATGCGGACACATTAGAAGATCAAGTCAAAGATCGAACTTCCAGACTTACAAAATTATTGGAGCAGCAGCAAGGAGATTATTTTTTAACGTCCCTTCTTCTCAAACCTTTCGGAATAGAGACCGCTCGAAACGGAAAAGTTTCCGTAGAATCATTTACACGCCAGAAAAAACAATTCTTGTTCAAAGAACAAAACCACGAGATCGGCGGAGATCTTTGTATGTCGACCAGCCTCAAGATAGGAGGGGCAAATTGTACAGTGTTTATGAACGCTGATGCAATGGGAAAGTCCATCCAAGGTGCAGGAGGCGCAATCGTTTTAGGTTCCGTATTCGGTGCCATCTTGAATAGGACCAGACTATTCGAAGATAAAACATTAGAGTTCAGTCCTCAACGTTGGTTGAGATCCGCTTTTTTAGAACTTTCTAAAGTGTTTGAAATTTTCGAAGGAAGTATGTTGGTCACTGCCGTCTTAGGAGTGATAGAAGAATCTACCGGTAAAACATACTTAGTAAACGCAGAACATCCTTCTCCCATCCTATACAGAAACGGAAAAGCAAGTCTGATCCCGACCAAACATTTTTTCAATCGGATCGGATTACCTTTCGATCCATCTTCAATATTTACCGTTCAATCCTTTCAGCTTAAACCCGGGGATTGTTTATTCTTAGGTTCCGATGGAAAAGACGATCTCATCGTCGGCCTCAGAGAAGATGGAAGCAAAGAGATCAACGAAAACCAAGAAGCATTCTTGTCCAGAATAGAAGAAGCAAAAGGAGATCTACATAAGATCTACCAAGGCATGGAAGAATATCTCACAGACGATATTTCCTTTTTGAAGATAGAGTACTCTTATTCCAAAGAGCCGCTTAAAACAAACGGGCAACCTACAATGTTCGTATCAAAAGAAATAAATTAA